From Triticum urartu cultivar G1812 chromosome 2, Tu2.1, whole genome shotgun sequence, a single genomic window includes:
- the LOC125538868 gene encoding 6,7-dimethyl-8-ribityllumazine synthase, chloroplastic → MAASPATSSSAARATSFARLSNAPLRAPRAGAVSFPSPNSARPAALVADARASRLPVVAAAAAGHQRLMGSLTNTEGLRFAVVVARFNEIVTNLLLQGALEAFERYSIKAENVTVVSVPGSFEIPVAAQKLGKSGKYDAILCIGAVIRGDTTHYDAVANSAASGVLNAGLSAGVPCVFGVLTCDDMDQALNRAGGKAGNKGAETAITAIEMASLFRHHLA, encoded by the exons ATGGCGGCCTCACCGGCAACATCGTCCTCGGCCGCGAGGGCCACCTCCTTCGCGCGGCTATCGAACGCGCCCCTGCGCGCTCCCAGAGCCGGCGCCGTCTCGTTCCCGTCTCCCAACTCCG CTCGTCCGGCCGCGCTGGTCGCGGATGCCCGGGCTTCCCGGCTCCCCGTCGTGGCCGCAGCCGCCGCGGGGCACCAGCGGCTGATGGGGTCGCTGACCAACACCGAGGGGCTCAGGTTCGCCGTG GTTGTGGCACGGTTCAATGAGATAGTGACCAACTTGCTTCTGCAGGGGGCTCTAGAGGCATTCGAGCGATACTCTATCAAAGCAGAAAATGTCACT GTAGTTAGTGTTCCTGGCAGCTTTGAAATTCCTGTTGCAGCACAGAAGCTTGGGAAGTCTGGAAAGTACGATGCAATTTTGTGCATTGGGGCTGTG ATTAGAGGTGACACAACCCACTATGATGCTGTTGCAAACTCTGCTGCTTCTGGTGTACTCAATGCTGGATTGTCTGCTG GCGTCCCCTGCGTATTTGGTGTTCTGACCTGTGATGACATGGACCAG GCGCTAAACCGTGCTGGTGGCAAGGCTGGAAACAAAGGTGCTGAGACCGCCATAACTGCT ATCGAGATGGCCTCACTGTTTCGGCATCACTTAGCCTGA
- the LOC125538869 gene encoding ubiquitin-like-conjugating enzyme ATG10 isoform X1, translating to MGGSSVCDGTLSLDEFNASARALVTKWRGIDVDALPDWEWRPCRKMGVPSETEGFVALEGVYRTRAGGQIEESSDDSVPDDAVEHDTSVQSSRDNVHLYDFHIVYSFSYKVPVLYFQGLQAGGQLLTLDEIKKDLPPHSLQLLNKSKWTFITREEHPHLSRPWFTLHPCGTSDWMKLLLHKLGDKDRSLQYLPAWLSVAGQAVGLKIPLKLYCSS from the exons ATGGGGGGCTCCTCGGTATGCGACGGGACTCTGTCCCTCGACGAGTTCAACGCCTCAGCGAGGGCCCTGGTCACCAAGTGGAGGGGGATCGATGTTGACGCTCTTCCCGACTGGGAGTGGAGGCCTTGCCGCAAGATGGGGGTGCCATCTGAG ACAGAGGGGTTCGTAGCTCTTGAAGGAGTGTACCGAACTCGTGCAGGAGGCCAG ATTGAGGAGAGCAGTGATGACTCTGTCCCTGATGATGCTGTAGAGCATGATACCTCG GTTCAGAGCTCTAGGGATAATGTTCATCTTTATGATTTCCATATTGTCTACAGCTTTTCTTACAAGGTTCCGGTGCTATACTTTCAAGGCCTTCAGGCTG GTGGGCAGCTACTAACTTTAGATGAGATAAAAAAGGATCTTCCTCCTCATTCACTTCAGTTGTTAAACAAATCAAAGTGGACATTTATTACTCGAGAG GAGCATCCCCACCTAAGTAGGCCATGGTTCACCCTGCATCCATGTGGAACCAGTGACTGGATGAAGTTGCTTCTTCATAAACTGGGAGATAAGGATCGATCTCTGCAATACTTGCCAGCATGGTTATCTGTGGCCGGTCAGGCAGTAGGATTGAAAATCCCGCTTAAGCTTTATTGCAGTTCATAG
- the LOC125538869 gene encoding ubiquitin-like-conjugating enzyme ATG10 isoform X2 produces the protein MFIFMISILSTAFLTRFRCYTFKAFRLVCGQLLTLDEIKKDLPPHSLQLLNKSKWTFITREEHPHLSRPWFTLHPCGTSDWMKLLLHKLGDKDRSLQYLPAWLSVAGQAVGLKIPLKLYCSS, from the exons ATGTTCATCTTTATGATTTCCATATTGTCTACAGCTTTTCTTACAAGGTTCCGGTGCTATACTTTCAAGGCCTTCAGGCTGGTAT GTGGGCAGCTACTAACTTTAGATGAGATAAAAAAGGATCTTCCTCCTCATTCACTTCAGTTGTTAAACAAATCAAAGTGGACATTTATTACTCGAGAG GAGCATCCCCACCTAAGTAGGCCATGGTTCACCCTGCATCCATGTGGAACCAGTGACTGGATGAAGTTGCTTCTTCATAAACTGGGAGATAAGGATCGATCTCTGCAATACTTGCCAGCATGGTTATCTGTGGCCGGTCAGGCAGTAGGATTGAAAATCCCGCTTAAGCTTTATTGCAGTTCATAG